In one Brassica oleracea var. oleracea cultivar TO1000 chromosome C9, BOL, whole genome shotgun sequence genomic region, the following are encoded:
- the LOC106314908 gene encoding uncharacterized protein LOC106314908 has protein sequence MNLKESLCYDCVVVLDLAGATETPETVQEGYCGAYLSFFHSCGLIFPVPELILEILTELGLSLTQILPNFLRYLVAFLVRAREEGLSFGLSEFRHLVRHLVLVKRNQQNPDTFLVSPCPGRHVIEDIPYHDEKWPLSGSSSMSDGVRGLIEILWGGRSNWSSFDQTRIRTIFAMPEGINRAPLVGGSDDEAEHSQEVIATPSVQVQSSDRLTRQLMRRSSFRTSGSVLRGQASGKSPLISIHDSDDENASGERRSHISLSHGSEDETVAATRKQRRSSKGALPSPSHPRFVPEGDGSMFAAQGDLISLAGRTRSAGCRLPSLASSAEKEAYAKVVVASSKVMEAFNDYVVVMEDHVVASRNDKEIESIGFEIKRLSKELEVTKREGKKDAEKIAALSEDGRRIHQENEALTTQVVAQKAKIAALEVERDRDIRRASRIARRDIEQRYREILESLKDRWTSKKKEVSAEIRL, from the exons ATGAATCTAAAAGAATCTTTGTGTTATGATTGTGTCGTCGTTCTCGATTTGGCCGGCGCAACCGAGACTCCTGAAACTGTGCAGGAAGGTTATTGTGGAGCCTATCTTTCTTTCTTTCACTCCTGTGGTCTTATCTTCCCAGTCCCTGAGCTGATACTTGAGATTCTGACGGAGCTTGGGTTATCGCTTACTCAGATCCTCCCAAACTTTCTTAGGTATCTTGTCGCCTTCTTGGTTAGGGCTAGAGAGGAAGGTCTTTCTTTTGGCCTTAGTGAGTTCCGACATCTCGTTCGACATCTCGTTCTGGTGAAGCGGAACCAGCAGAACCCTGATACCTTCCTTGTGTCTCCGTGCCCAGGTCGCCACGTCATCGAGGACATCCCCTACCACGATGAGAAGTGGC CTCTTTCCGGAAGCTCTTCGATGTCGGACGGGGTTCGTGGTTTGATCGAGATTCTTTGGGGAGGTCGTTCGAACTGGTCTTCATTCGACCAAACTCGGATTCGAACTATCTTCGCTATGCCGGAGGGGATCAACAGGGCCCCTCTGGTTGGGGGTTCTGATGACGAGGCCGAACACTCCCAGGAAGTCATAGCGACTCCTTCCGTTCAGGTCCAGTCTTCGGATCGATTAACTAGACAGCTCATGAGGAGGTCGTCATTCCGTACTTCCGGGTCTGTGTTGAGGGGCCAGGCTTCTGGAAAATCTCCCTTGATCTCGATTCACGACTCCGATGATGAAAACGCTTCAGGAGAGAGGCGATCTCATATCTCGTTGAGCCATGGCTCAGAGGACGAGACCGTTGCGGCGACTCGCAAACAACGCCGGTCATCGAAGGGTGCCTTACCCAGCCCATCTCATCCTAGGTTTGTTCCTGAGGGAGATGGTTCTATGTTTGCGGCCCAAGGTGACCTAATTTCACTCGCTGGTCGTACGAGGTCTGCAGGATGCCGTCTTCCATCTCTTGCTTCCTCAGCCGAGAAGGAGGCTTACGCCAAGGTTGTGGTGGCGAGCTCTAAG GTGATGGAAGCTTTCAATGACTATGTTGTGGTGATGGAAGACCACGTCGTGGCTTCTCGGAACGACAAGGAAATCGAGAGCATAGGTTTCGAGATCAAGAGGCTTTCGAAGGAGCTCGAGGTCACCAAGCGAGAAGGGAAGAAAGATGCCGAGAAGATCGCGGCTTTGAGTGAGGATGGGAGGAGAATTCACCAGGAGAACGAGGCTCTTACAACCCAGGTGGTTGCTCAAAAGGCAAAAATTGCGGCGCTCGAGGTCGAGAGGGATCGGGACATTCGTCGTGCTTCTCGCATTGCTCGCCGTGACATCGAGCAGCGGTACAGAGAGATCCTTGAATCTTTGAAGGATAGGTGGACGAGCAAGAAGAAGGAAGTGTCTGCCGAGATCCGATTGTAA